In Rissa tridactyla isolate bRisTri1 chromosome 2, bRisTri1.patW.cur.20221130, whole genome shotgun sequence, a single window of DNA contains:
- the TGFBR1 gene encoding TGF-beta receptor type-1 isoform X2 → MCIAEIDLIPRDRPFVCASSSRDGVITVPHCCDRDHCNKIELPVPTPGPTPGKPASNLGPVELAAVIAGPVCFVCISLMLILYLCHNRTVIHHRVPSEEDPSLDRPFISEGTTLKDLIYDMTTSGSGSGLPLLVQRTIARTIVLQESIGKGRFGEVWRGKWRGEEVAVKIFSSREERSWFREAEIYQTVMLRHENILGFIAADNKDNGTWTQLWLVSDYHEHGSLFDYLNRYTVTVEGMIKLALSTASGLAHLHMEIVGTQGKPAIAHRDLKSKNILVKKNGTCCIADLGLAVRHDSATDTIDIAPNHRVGTKRYMAPEVLDDSINMKHFESFKRADIYAMGLVFWEIARRCSIGGIHEDYQLPYYDLVPSDPSVEEMRKVVCEQKLRPNIPNRWQSCEALRVMAKIMRECWYANGAARLTALRIKKTLSQLSQQEGIKM, encoded by the exons ATGTGTATAGCAGAAATTGATCTGATTCCCCGAGACAGGCCGTTTGTTTGTGCCTCCTCTTCCAGAGATGGAGTCATTACTGTGCCTCATTGCTGTGACAGAGACCACTGCAATAAAATCGAACTCCCAGTTCCAACGCCAG gCCCTACTCCAGGAAAACCAGCTTCTAATCTAGGACCTGTGGAACTGGCTGCCGTCATTGCTGGACCTGTCTGCTTTGTCTGCATTTCACTGATGTTGATTCTGTATCTTTGTCATAATCGTACTGTCATTCATCATCGTGTGCCAAGTGAAGAAGATCCCTCACTGGATCGTCCCTTTATATCAGAAGGAACTACTTTAAAGGATTTAATTTATGATATGACAACTTCAGGCTCTGGGTCAG GTTTACCTTTACTTGTGCAAAGAACGATTGCAAGAACTATAGTACTTCAAGAAAGCATTGGTAAAGGTCGCTTTGGAGAAGTCTGGCGAGGGAAGTGGAGAGGAGAAGAAGTTGCTGTGAAGATCTTCTCTTCAAGAGAGGAACGCTCATGGTTTCGCGAAGCAGAAATCTATCAAACAGTTATGCTACGGCATGAAAACATTCTTGGATTTATAGCTGCAGACAACAAAG ACAATGGTACATGGACTCAGCTGTGGTTGGTGTCAGACTATCATGAGCATGGATCACTCTTTGATTACCTGAATAGGTATACAGTAACAGTGGAAGGAATGATAAAATTAGCTTTGTCCACTGCCAGTGGTCTTGCTCATCTTCACATGGAAATTGTTGGCACACAAG gCAAGCCAGCAATTGCCCACAGAGATTTGAAATCAAAAAATATATTGGTAAAAAAGAATGGAACATGCTGCATTGCAGACCTAGGATTGGCAGTTAGGCACGATTCAGCTACAGACACAATTGATATTGCCCCAAACCACAGAGTGGGAACAAAAAG GTACATGGCACCTGAAGTTCTAGATGATTCCataaatatgaaacattttgagTCTTTCAAACGAGCAGACATCTATGCAATGGGATTAGTGTTTTGGGAAATAGCTCGACGATGTTCTATCGGTG GAATCCACGAAGATTACCAGTTGCCATACTATGACCTCGTTCCTTCAGATCCTTCTGTTGAAGAAATGAGGAAAGTTGTGTGTGAGCAGAAGTTAAGGCCCAATATTCCAAAcaggtggcagagctgtgag GCATTACGAGTAATGGCAAAAATTATGCGGGAATGCTGGTACGCCAACGGAGCTGCTAGGCTAACAGCTTTGCGCATTAAGAAAACATTATCGCAGCTTAGTCAACAGGAGGGGATAAAGATGTAA
- the TGFBR1 gene encoding TGF-beta receptor type-1 isoform X1: MAVAAARWPWALPCLVVAALLFPGADALQCYCHLCTKDNFTCVTDGLCFTSVTRTADKVIHNSMCIAEIDLIPRDRPFVCASSSRDGVITVPHCCDRDHCNKIELPVPTPGPTPGKPASNLGPVELAAVIAGPVCFVCISLMLILYLCHNRTVIHHRVPSEEDPSLDRPFISEGTTLKDLIYDMTTSGSGSGLPLLVQRTIARTIVLQESIGKGRFGEVWRGKWRGEEVAVKIFSSREERSWFREAEIYQTVMLRHENILGFIAADNKDNGTWTQLWLVSDYHEHGSLFDYLNRYTVTVEGMIKLALSTASGLAHLHMEIVGTQGKPAIAHRDLKSKNILVKKNGTCCIADLGLAVRHDSATDTIDIAPNHRVGTKRYMAPEVLDDSINMKHFESFKRADIYAMGLVFWEIARRCSIGGIHEDYQLPYYDLVPSDPSVEEMRKVVCEQKLRPNIPNRWQSCEALRVMAKIMRECWYANGAARLTALRIKKTLSQLSQQEGIKM, encoded by the exons CATTACAGTGTTACTGCCACCTGTGTACAAAAGACAACTTTACATGTGTGACAGATGGACTATGTTTTACCTCAGTAACACGAACTGCAGACAAAGTCATACACAATAGTATGTGTATAGCAGAAATTGATCTGATTCCCCGAGACAGGCCGTTTGTTTGTGCCTCCTCTTCCAGAGATGGAGTCATTACTGTGCCTCATTGCTGTGACAGAGACCACTGCAATAAAATCGAACTCCCAGTTCCAACGCCAG gCCCTACTCCAGGAAAACCAGCTTCTAATCTAGGACCTGTGGAACTGGCTGCCGTCATTGCTGGACCTGTCTGCTTTGTCTGCATTTCACTGATGTTGATTCTGTATCTTTGTCATAATCGTACTGTCATTCATCATCGTGTGCCAAGTGAAGAAGATCCCTCACTGGATCGTCCCTTTATATCAGAAGGAACTACTTTAAAGGATTTAATTTATGATATGACAACTTCAGGCTCTGGGTCAG GTTTACCTTTACTTGTGCAAAGAACGATTGCAAGAACTATAGTACTTCAAGAAAGCATTGGTAAAGGTCGCTTTGGAGAAGTCTGGCGAGGGAAGTGGAGAGGAGAAGAAGTTGCTGTGAAGATCTTCTCTTCAAGAGAGGAACGCTCATGGTTTCGCGAAGCAGAAATCTATCAAACAGTTATGCTACGGCATGAAAACATTCTTGGATTTATAGCTGCAGACAACAAAG ACAATGGTACATGGACTCAGCTGTGGTTGGTGTCAGACTATCATGAGCATGGATCACTCTTTGATTACCTGAATAGGTATACAGTAACAGTGGAAGGAATGATAAAATTAGCTTTGTCCACTGCCAGTGGTCTTGCTCATCTTCACATGGAAATTGTTGGCACACAAG gCAAGCCAGCAATTGCCCACAGAGATTTGAAATCAAAAAATATATTGGTAAAAAAGAATGGAACATGCTGCATTGCAGACCTAGGATTGGCAGTTAGGCACGATTCAGCTACAGACACAATTGATATTGCCCCAAACCACAGAGTGGGAACAAAAAG GTACATGGCACCTGAAGTTCTAGATGATTCCataaatatgaaacattttgagTCTTTCAAACGAGCAGACATCTATGCAATGGGATTAGTGTTTTGGGAAATAGCTCGACGATGTTCTATCGGTG GAATCCACGAAGATTACCAGTTGCCATACTATGACCTCGTTCCTTCAGATCCTTCTGTTGAAGAAATGAGGAAAGTTGTGTGTGAGCAGAAGTTAAGGCCCAATATTCCAAAcaggtggcagagctgtgag GCATTACGAGTAATGGCAAAAATTATGCGGGAATGCTGGTACGCCAACGGAGCTGCTAGGCTAACAGCTTTGCGCATTAAGAAAACATTATCGCAGCTTAGTCAACAGGAGGGGATAAAGATGTAA